Sequence from the Candidatus Eisenbacteria bacterium genome:
GGCCCCGGCGAACGTGGAGGAGTAGATGATCCGCTCCCCGTCCGGGGAGTAGAACGAGCAGGTGCAGCGCCCGCGGCCGTTGCTCACGCGGCGCACGGCCGAGCCGTCCACGTTCATGGTGTAGATCTGGTCGCACGGCCAATCGCCGCGGGTGCTCTGGAGGGTGAGTCGCCGGCCGTCGGCGGAGAAGTAGGCCTCGGCGTTGTCGCCGCCGAATGTCAGCTGGCGCACGTTGGAGATGTGGGTCTCCCCGGGGAACATCAGGGAATCCGCGGGGGCCGGGGCCGCCGGCTCCGCGGCGCGCGGGGCCTCCCCCACCGCCATCGCCAGGATTCCCAGGACCACCGCCGCAACCAGCCTGGACCGACGCATCGTGCCTCTTCCTCCCTGCGGCGCCGGCGCTGCCGGCGCGCGCATGTTCCGGGTCAGGGCCCGCCGGGAGCCGGGAACATCCGCAGTCCCAGCGCCAGCGTGGCCGCGTGCATGGCGACCGTGTCCGCCACCCGCCGCGCGTAGCCGCCGGCCAGCGTGACGAACACGGGGATCCTCCTGTTTCGCGCCGCCTCCAGCACCCACCGGTCGCGCTCGCGCATGTCCTCGCGCGTGAGCCGCAGCGCCCCCAGCTGGTCGTCCTCGTACGGGTCGGTCCCGGCCACGTAGGCCACCAGGCCCGGCCCGTGGGTGTCGAGCACCTCCGTCACGTCGCGGCGCAGGCAGGCCAGGTACGCGGCGCCGTCGGTGCCGTCGGGCAGGCCGCGGTCGAGGTCGCTGCGCTCCTTCGGGACGGGGTAGTTGTTCTCCTGGTGGATCGAGTGGGTGAACACGTCCGGGTCCCCGCGGAACACCGCCGCGGTGCCGTTGCCCTGGTGCAGGTCGGTGTCAATCACCGCGGCGCGCGGCGCCAGCCCCAGCGCCTGGGCGTGCCGCACGGCCACCGCCACGTCGTGCAGCATGCAGAATCCCTCGCCGTGGCCCGGATGCGCATGGTGGAACCCGCCCCCCACGTTGGCCGCGAAACCGGTCTCGAGGGCCGCCCGCGCGGCCAGCACCGAGCCCTGGGTCATGCGGCGGAACGCCGCCGACAGTTCCGCGCTGTAGGGCAGCTCCAGCCGCGCTTCGTCCAGGGGCTCGAACCCCTCCAGCACCTTGCGCCAGTACTCCGGGGTGTGCACGCGCAGCGCGTCCCCGGCCTCCACCTCCCCCGGCTCGGCGAAGTCCGCGAGCGTGGCGGCCCCCGAACGGAGGAGTTCGTCGCGGATCATGCGGTATTTCACCATCGGGAAGACGTGCAGGCCGATGTCCGCCTGGTAGCGGTCCGAGTAGAAGAGCCGGGCGCCCATGTGGCCGGAGGATAGCCGCAGCCCGGACGCCGGGCAAGGCGAAGCGGGCCGCGGGGGCCCCGCCGGTGGCCCGGGAGCCCGAAGAGGCTCCCGGGCGCGCATTCGCGTCCGGGGTCACGGTGACACCCCCACCCGCCGATAACCCGCCATGGCCGCATCCCGCCGGCGGGTGTGCATTCCGCCAGCGGCTTCGATGCTTTCGGCGAACCCGGCCCCACCGGGCCCGCGCGCGCCCGCCCAAGTGCTTGCGGCACACGGTCCGTGACGGAGTCCCCGTGGGCACGCCGCTTGCAGTCCTGTGCGTGGGCGTTTCTGGTCGAATGGGAGAATCATGTCCGAACCGCGAATTTGCAGCTGCAGCCAGCCGCCGCGCCGTCCGGGAGAGCGCGGCTTCGTGATGCTCTACGTGGTGTACGTGGTGCTGGCGGTCGGGCTGTTCCTGGCAGGTGCCATCGCCTACATGGGCAACGCGATCCACCGGGGTCGTGCCGAGCTGGGCTACCACGGCCACGCCCTGAACGTGGCCCGCGCCGGCCTGGCCGACGCGGTGAACTGGTTCAAGTCGCAGGCCAGCCAGCCGGTGCGCAGCTCCGGTTCCTCGTACGCCTACGCGGACGCCGCGTTCCACCCGCTGCACGACAACACGCCCAAGCTGAACTTCACCGACGACGAGAGCATCGGCCTGGTGAAGGAGGTGCCGCTGTCCGACGACGACCGCCTGTGGGGCCGCTACGAGGTGCGCCGCCAGCTGGTGGACAACGGCACCGATCCCGCGCTCACGGACTCGAACGCGGTGCACGACATCACGTCCTACCTGGGCAAGGGCAACGCCGGGGAGGGGCTGGCGTGGCACATCCAGGCCAACGCCTTCGTGTACCTGAAGAACGATCCCAACCGTGCCTTCAACCAGGCCCCCAACCGGGTGCTGGAGACGGTGGCGATGGCCGAGCAGATCATCTCACTCAGCATCCGCCGCCCGGCGGAGTCGGCCATCATCGTGGGCACGGCCTCGGGGATCTCGATCGGCACCAACGCGCGGATCACGGGCATGCCCAACGGCTACGCGGTCACCTACCGCGCCGGCACCGGCACGCCCAGCCCGGCCACCGCGCCCGGCGGCGTGACCGGAGCGCCCTCCGCCTACCTGTCCCTGCCCGACTCGCTGTGGTTCGACGACGTGCAGCGCGTGTTCGGCGTGACGCAGAGCGAGATCCGCTCGCTGGCCAGCATCACCGTGTCGAGCGTGGCCAGCCTGCCCGCCACGCTGCCGAGCATGGCCATCGTGTACATCGACGGCGCCGCCACCTTCACCCCGACGCGGCCGCTCACCGGCGGCGGCATCCTGTTCGTGAACGGAAACCTCACGATCCAGGCCAACTCGAATTCGCTGTTCTCGGGTTTCATCTACTGCACCGGCCGCGTGTACCAGTACGCGCCGTCGCTCATCTCCGGGATGGTCGTCGCCCACGGGGGCTACACCATCAGCGGCGCGGGCGACGTGGCCCAGGCCGAGTACAGCCCCAGCGTGCTCAGCGCGGTGCGCGACCACCTCTGCCAGTACCAGGAGGCGAAGGCGCCCTATGTGGTTCAACACTGATCGACCCCGACGCCGCCCGGACTCCCGGGGCTTCACCATGGTCGAGGTCCTGGCGGCCTCGACCGTCCTGTCCATCGTCCTGCTGGCCGCGGTCGCCTACCAGGTCTCGAGCATGCACGCCAACACCAAGCTCAAGGACCGCGCGTTCGCCACGCAGAAGGCCATCCAGATGATGGAGGAGCTGCGCGGCTACGTGTACGGCGGCGCGGAAACCAAGATCGACGTGCTGGACGGCTACGACGACGGCGCCATCTTCAACACGGTGCTGACCACCGACAAGAAGGTCACCGACGCCGGCGACCCGCTCAGCGGCAATCGCCAGCTGGTGGGAGAATGGCGGTTCCTGCGCCAGATCAGCATCCGGCGCCTGCCCGAGGCCCCCAACGCGCGGCTGGTGACGGTGCGCGTGTACTACGCGGTGNNNNNNNNNNNNTGCGCGTGTACTACGCGGTGCACGGCAGCTCCACGCTCCCCGACGAGAAGCTCTCGGAGGTCACGTCGATCCTCAAGACCGTGGGCAACATCAGCGTGCCCACGCAGGTGCTCGAGGTGTACATCCTGGCGCTCGAGAACGTGCCCGGCTGGTGGTCCAACATGGCCACGCTGCGCCCGATGTTCGACAACAGCATCACCGACCTGGAGAGCCGCAACCCGGGTCTCGAGGTCCGCCGCCACTGGATCACGCGCCTGGGCTACGGTCGCGACCCGAAGTACACCCCCTACGTGAATGCGGCCGCCAACGCCAGTTCCGGCACCGTCGGGCACGTGTACTTCTACCCCGGGATGCTGGACGTGGCGACCACCAAGAAGTACTACGAGCCGAACAACATCCGCGGCCGCTTCAACATGGACGGCACGGTGGTCAACGCCACCCCCGAGACGGACGCCACCACGGGCTACACCACCACGCCCTACGCCCTGGCCGACGCGTGGAACCACTGCCTCCGCTATCCCGAGGAACTGTCCATGTACCAGTCGGCGCTGTCCCTGGACCCAACCCTGGAGCCCAGCCTGCGGCTGCTCCTGGAGGACATGAACAGCAACCCGGCCAGGTACGCCAACGCGCTGGTGGTGAACCTGCACGGTGAGATGCTGCCGCTCCCGCCGCTGCACAATTACTCCAACCCGGCCAAGGACCCCGCGGCGCAGCCGTACGTGCGCGCGGTCACGCACCCGGAGAAGCTGTACTACGCCAGCGGCGACAGCGTGAACCTGCGCGTGTACACCTACCTGACCAAGCCGGACACCAGCGTGGCGCCGTCAGAAGTTGGCGCCTTCCTGGTGCTGAAGAACGCCGCGGGCGCGGTGACTGTGAATGCCGTGCTGCACCTGGACGACTTCGACAGCCTGTGGGTGGACAATCCCTCAAACGTCAGCACCGTGGGCTCCGACATCGTCATCGACCTGCCCCACTGCAAGCTCAAGCGCACCTACCTGGGCACCACCCGCGGGCTGCCCACCAGCTACCGCCTCTACGGGATGGGGTACATCCCGTGCCCGTTCAACGGCGCGTTCGTCAACGACCTCCGGTCCAAGGGCATCAAGCCGAAGAACACCGCGGAGTGGATCATCCAGCTGCGGGTATCCGACTCCCGGATGTTGACCGTGGAGACGCGCCTCGGCGAGTCCAGTTCCAGCCCGTGGCCCGCCAGCCCGAACCTGTCCACGACCTACTCGTGGGTCGGCACGTCGAAGCCCCCGGTCACCGAGCAGTACCAGTTCATGGGCGACCCGCGGCACTCGCCGTACTCCGACGTGATGCAGCGGTTCGGCTACAACTGGTACTTCCGCGCCATCAGCACCACCGACTACCCGGGGATGAGCAAGACGCTCAACGGCTGGGGCGCGGGCACCACCAGCGCCATCGACGTGGATCTGCCCCGGTACTACTCGCTGTGGCGGAACGCGATGCTCAACAGCCGCGCGCTGTGGACCAACATGACCGGCTTCTCGTTCTACTACATCGGGCTGGGCGGGGAATTCGGGGCGGACGCCTCCAACGGCTTCCCCAGCGGGCTGCCCATCGCCGGCGACCCGTGGAACCTGAGCGGCCAGCAGAACGTGGACGAGATCACGGCCGAGCAGGCGGTGGCCAACAACCGCATCCCGGCCCGCAACGACCTGTCCTGGTACGCCATGCCGTGGCTGGGCGAGTTGTTCCCGGACGACCAGTACCACACCGGCACGGCCGGTTGGGACACCACCGGGAACCTGCCCACCGGCGCCGGGAAGTTCTACCGGGCGCCCTACAACTTCACCGGCAGCCCCTTCGGCTTCGCCCGCCAGCACCGGGCCAACAACAAGGCGTGCGAGTCGCTCATGAACGGCGTGGGCGGCGGCAGCGGGCCGTTCCGGCACGAGTACCGCGACGCCGACGCGGCCTCGGTGATGACCGACGGGCTCACGCTCTCGGGTCGCTTCAACCTGGGCGTGCCCACGAGCATCCCGGCCTCGCGGCCGTTCACCCTCGACTACGGGTCCAATTACCCGCCGGAGTGGTCCGACACCAGCTACTCCAACTCGCGCACCGCGATGAGCCTGCTGCGCTCCTTCTACAACGCCCCGTACTCGTCCAGTTACCGCTCCAGCGCCAGCGTGAAGCTGTCGCAGGGCGGCCGGTACGCGTACTTCGTGATGAACGGCCTCTCGCCGCAGACCTCGAGCGGCGCCGCGTGGATGGCGCGCTTCGCCCTGGTCAGCATGGTGCAGTCGTTCTTCGACGCGGGCGATCCGACGATCGCGGGCTCCATCCCGCAGATCCCCCGGGTGCAGGTGCTCACGCCGGACCCCAACGACGACATCACCGACCCCAGCAGCCTCAGCGTGACCTGGCAGACCGACTGGCTGCGGTGGGACAAGCAGAGCTACTCCTCGCCGGCCTACACCCCCACGCAGCAGCAGATGAGCTACGTGCTGAAGTACTCCATGGACGGCGGGCGCAGCTGGCGCTTCGCCGACGACGGCACCGTGGCGCAGGTGAACCAGCGCCCTGTGGACGCGAGCGGCAACGACACGCACACCGTGAGCCAACCGTTCGCCTGGGACGTGTCCGCGCTGCAGCGCGGCACCTACATCCTGCGCCTCGAGGCGTACCGCCACTCCACCAACCTGCACTACTCGTTCCACCAGGTGCAGATCTACCTCAAGCGGACGGGGGTGTGAGCATGCGCCGGACCGGGATCGCGGGGCGGGGCGTGCGGGACGCGCGCGGGTTCTCGCTGATCGAGCTGATGTCGGTGATGGTCTCGATGGGCGTGATCATGGCCGTGAGCGTGGCCGTGTTCAAGCACAGCACCCAGGCGGGCATCCGGCTGGAGTCCAACAACAACCTCAAGAACTTCAGCCAGCAGTCGATCAACGCGCTCAAGGAGGAGCTCACGCAGTCCCGGGTGCTCTACCAGAACGACACCTACGGGAACGCGCTGTGGGCCCGCATCCAGTTCGGGACGACCCATCCCCCGATGTCCACGGCGCTGTTGCCGACGATCCAGGAGACCGGATCGCTCTCGCCCAGCGAGGCCTCGGATCCCACCACGCCCTTCTCCGCCGCCAGCGTGGGCAACGCGGTGTTCCTGCTGCAGCTCGCGGGCTACGTCGAGGCGGGGGACCGCTGGATCGACCTGTACCGCCCCCGGATCTACTACCTCTCGAAGACCACCGAACTGGACATCTCGAAGAAGGGCTGGGCCATGGACCTGGTCGAGTGGGAGGGCAAGCTGTACGCGGACTACTCGCAGGTGGTGAGCTCCCCCGCGGCCACGTATTCCGACCTCGTGGCCCAGGGCATC
This genomic interval carries:
- a CDS encoding histone deacetylase, whose amino-acid sequence is MVKYRMIRDELLRSGAATLADFAEPGEVEAGDALRVHTPEYWRKVLEGFEPLDEARLELPYSAELSAAFRRMTQGSVLAARAALETGFAANVGGGFHHAHPGHGEGFCMLHDVAVAVRHAQALGLAPRAAVIDTDLHQGNGTAAVFRGDPDVFTHSIHQENNYPVPKERSDLDRGLPDGTDGAAYLACLRRDVTEVLDTHGPGLVAYVAGTDPYEDDQLGALRLTREDMRERDRWVLEAARNRRIPVFVTLAGGYARRVADTVAMHAATLALGLRMFPAPGGP
- a CDS encoding type II secretion system protein, which translates into the protein MSMRRTGIAGRGVRDARGFSLIELMSVMVSMGVIMAVSVAVFKHSTQAGIRLESNNNLKNFSQQSINALKEELTQSRVLYQNDTYGNALWARIQFGTTHPPMSTALLPTIQETGSLSPSEASDPTTPFSAASVGNAVFLLQLAGYVEAGDRWIDLYRPRIYYLSKTTELDISKKGWAMDLVEWEGKLYADYSQVVSSPAATYSDLVAQGITEAWNALGTSVGSTIYTVNSNGTVTTQASPTIQPRSVHSATHLFGSRGGSKYAVAFNRGPGFAINDSVPAFATASTSGDGFPHGFEVMIVGPTGGRRILARLVMVAEGYGGRYTLPITVLAEAKNY